In Ancylomarina subtilis, the genomic stretch GGCGCCAATCGTTATTGGAGGCGAAACGATTGAAAAAACTGATGTTATCCGTCGTAAATGGTTGGATAATGATTTTTACGGAGCTGTTTTTTCTTTTTCGAAGAAAATGGAATCGCTTGATTTGGTTGCAGGTGGTGGCTGGAACAAATATGATGGTGACCACTTTGGTGAAATTCGTTGGATGAAAAATGCCGGGGATGCATTCCTGGGTGATCATTACTACGATAATAATGGAACCAAAGAAGAATATAATGCTTACGTAAAAGCCAATGTTGCTGTAGATAATTATTTGAGTTTATATGCTGATATGCAATTAAGAGGAATTGACTATAAAATTAAAGGCATCGATTCTGATTTAAGAAATATTACTCAGAACCATGATTTTCTATTCTTTAATCCTAAAGTAGGTTTGAATTATGAAATCAATGAGAATCATCGCTTGTTTGCTTCTTTTTCAGTTGCTAATCGTGAACCAAACAGGAGTAATTATATTGATATTGAAGAGGGGAAAGTTCCAACGAGTGAACGCTTATTTGATTACGAGTTAACTTATAAGTTATCAAAAGCAAATTTCTTGTTTGAGGCGAATTTCTTCTATATGGACTATAAGGATCAGTTAGTTTTGACCGGGGGAGTTAATGATGTGGGGGCTGCTTTAATGATGAATGTTGATAAGTCTTATCGAACAGGTGTTGAGTTAAGTGCAGCGACCAATATTACAAAATCGTTTTCGTGGAAAGGGAATTTATCTTTGAGTGAAAATAAAATCAAAAACTTCACAGAAGGCGTAGAGAATTGGGATGAAGGGGGAAATACATTGTTTGACTTAGGCAAAACAGATATTGCTTTTTCACCTAATGTTACAGCGAATTCGATCTTTGCTTACAAACAATCCGGTTTTGGCGCTCAGTTTATTTCTCAATATGTAGGCAAGCAATACATTGATAATTCATCAAATAATGACAGAAGTTTGGATGCATACACCGTATCCAATATAAACTTTTCATATGAATTCAAACCAAAATTTGCTGAGAGTTTAAAATTTAATCTTTTGGTTAATAATGTATTTGATGCAGAGTACGAGTCGAATGCATGGGTGTATTCATACATCACAGGTGGCGAACGTTATCCAATGGATGGCTATTTCCCACAGGCTGGAATTAACTTTATGGCAGGCTTAAGTCTTACATTTTAAAAGGGAAAATACTCTAAATAATAATTTAGTTACTAATTTTAAAACCAAGCTGAGAGAGAGTCCTTTCAGCTTGGTTAGATATAAAAATAGGATGTTAGATTGGATCAGTGCAAACAGTGTTGAAATAATAGGAACGCTTTCAGGCTTTATTTTTCTGTATTTAGAAATCAAACAAAACAAATGGCTTTGGCCTGTTGGTTTGTTTTCTGCACTGATGTATATCTATGTGTTTTTTGTTGCTAAGTTTTATGCCGATATGGGGCTTCAGTTCTATTATGTCTTTATCAGCATATATGGTTGGTTCCATTGGTCACGCTCGAAAGGGCAGAATGAAGACGAATTACCTGTGGTCAATTTAAGTGTAGGTCTCTTTTTTAAACTTCTGTTGGCGAGTTTATTTATTTATATGGGCATTTCTTTTATTTTGGTCAATTATACCGATTCTCCTATACCTTACTGGGATTCTTTTACAACTGCTTTAAGTATTGTCGCCACATGGATGTTAGCTCGAAAGATACTTGAACAATGGCTGGTTTGGGTCCTTGTTGATGCCGTATCCATGGGATTGTATCTTTACAAAGGTTTATATCCGACTTCAATTTTATTTGCCTTTTATACGGTCTTGGCTTTGTATGGTTATTATCAGTGGAAAAAAGATATGCTAAAGTCCAAAGCATTCTAATGCAAATCCCTATTTTTGTGACTCATAAGTTTACAATATAGAAAATGAGATTAAAATCAGCAGTAATATTAGCCAATGGTAGTTTTCCGGTTCATGAAATTCCCTTGAATATTTTAAAAACATCGGAATGCCTGGTTTGTTGCGATGGAGCCATTAATAAGCTTGAAACTGCGGGTATAAAAGCTCATGCCATTGTGGGTGATTTGGATTCACTTTCTAATGATTTAAAACGCAAGTATCAGGATATTATCCATCATTTTTCGAATCAGGATACCAATGATTTAACCAAAGCGGTAAACTGGTGTTTGATGAATAAGATCAACGATATTACCATTGTTGGTGCTACGGGTGAACGGGATGATCATATGATTGGTAATATTTTTCTTTTGCCATCTTATACGAAAAAGATGAAGGTGAAAATGCTGACTGATTATGGGATTTTCACACCTGTTATGCGCTCCCGAAACTTCGATTCTTATATTGGGCAACAAGTTTCAATATTCTCTCCTCAAGCAGAAACCATTATCACGACAGCTAACCTACGCTACGAACTAACCAATCAGAAACTGGACATGTTGTGGCAAGGTACTTTAAATGAATCGATGGGGGATAGCTTTCGTATCGATTTTGAAGGGCCATCGTTGATTGTTTATCAGGAGTATTAATCTTACAATTGAATTGTGGCGGTTTATAATGGCTTTGAATACATTCAGTATGTATGATTATAGTGAATAGCATTTCTACAACTTGACAGATTTGACAGATCATAATATGGAGATAATTAAATAGATTTACAGTGTTAATCATTTATTTTAATTTGAATATTATGAAGAGAATATTAGTTATTATTTGTGTTCTAATCACTTCTTATGGTTATGCACAAGATATAAAATTTGGTGCAAAAGCAGGTTTGAATTTTGCAGATTACGTTGGTGATGATACTGGAGGTAATGATGCCGTTACAAAATTTTATTTTGGTGGTTTTGTTAATTCTCCTATAACTGAAAGATTGTCATTTCAACCGGAATTCTTATTCTCATTTCAAGGGGCAGAATTTGATGATGTTTTTGACAATAAAGTAAAATTCAACACTAATTACTTAAATATTCCGATCTTATTGAAGATGGATCTTGGTTCGAATGATTTTGTAAGTCTTTATGCTGGACCTCAATTGGGTATATTGCTAAGTGCTGAAGCTGAGGCTGACGGGGATACTGAAGATATGAAGGATGCTATGAATAGTTTACAATTAGGTCTGAATTTAGGTTTTTCATTAAAAGTAACAAAAGAATTTGCTCTTGATATCAGATACAACAGAGGTTTATCTAAGGCTTTTGACGGTGAAGGGAAAATATATTCTTCTGTGTTACAATTGGGAGCTTCTTTTATGTTCTAGCCTAGTATTATAATTTTCTTAAAACCTCTAAGGATTGAACTCCTTAGAGGTTTTTTTTTATCATTCAAGCAAAGTGTAACTCTTCCATATCTAGATTATCACTTCATCTTATCCTCAAATCGTCACATCTTCTCATTAACACATTTTAACTCTCATTAAAAAAACTACCTTTGCGGCAAATCTTAAATTATAAGCAATTGCTATGAATCGCAACAACTATTTATTTTTATTTATTCTATTTTTCTGCAGCACAAGTCTGTTGTCTGCACAATCCACAGAAGAGAAAAAGCCTATTAACGTAAAATTCGGGGGCTATGTACACTCTTTGTTCACATATGATACTCGCCAAACAGTAAGTGCTCGTGAGGGCTTTATTTTGCTATATCCTAAGGATGAACTTTTGGATGCTAGTGGTAAAGATATTAACAAAGGTGGCGTTTATAATATGGCTGTTATTCAGTCGCGTGTGAATGCAAAAATCACAGGTCCGGATATCTTAGGTGCTAAAACCAATGGTTTATTAGAGGCTGAGTTTATCGGTAATGCCGAATCTGATGTAAATGGTATGCGTTTGCGTCATGCCTTTGTGAATTTGAACTGGGGAAAAACCTCTTTATTGATTGGTCAGACTTGGTCGCCACTTTTTGTTGCTGAAGTTTTTCCAGGAACCGTAGGAGCCAATGCTGGTTTGCCTTTTAAGCCATTTGCTCGTAATCCGCAAGTACGTTTGACTCATAAAACAGAAAATTGGAAATTTTTAGCAGCTTTGGCATCTGAGCGTGATTATACAAGTACAGGTCCTTTGGGGGCAGGTAACCGATATTTAAGAAATGCTGGTTTGCCAATTATACAAGGACAGGTTCATTATTATGCAGGAAAGCATTTGATAGGAGCTAGTGCTGAATACAAGACTATTAAACCTTCACTTTTGAGTACAACAGGATCTGAAGAGAATAACGATCTTCAAACTTGGAAGAATGACGAAACCCTTTCTTCATGGGCTTTAATGGGTTATTTCAAGTTGAATTTCAAGCCACTTACAATTAAAGCACAAGCAACTTACGGATCGAATATGACCGATGTGTTAATGTTAGGTGGTTATGCGGCTAAGAGTTTAAATCCTGTAACCAACGAAGCTTCTTACACACCAATTAAAGTGTTAGGAACCTGGGCTGACTTTTCATATCAGAAAAACAACTATGAATTTGCCTTATTGGCCGGTTATTCAAAAAATTACGGCGCTGATGATGAGGTTGTTTCAAATATGATCTATAGTCGTAGTCAGAATATTGGCGAGTTGTATCGTATTGCGCCTCGTGTGTCAAAAAAGATTAACAACTTAAAGCTAGAACTTGAAGCTGAATATACGGCTGCTGCATATGCAGATTCTACTGATGGAGCTATTAATGAGAAAGCTGAGGTGATCAATTCTCACTGGGTTGGAAACACTCGTATTTCTGTAGGTTTATACTATTTCTTCTAACGGAGAAATTACAATATATAGAAAAGCTTCACTGATGAAAATCGGTGAAGCTTTTTTTTTTCAGGCTCTGTTATTTAATATTTATTTACGGGCTAAATTTACCAGTAAAATCTTTAGTTCTTCATTTAGAAGTTTTGTATGGCATGAGTAATTGTTAATGATTAGACTAATTGCAACGGGTGTGCCATCTTGTCTTTTAAGGATTCCGGAATAAGATCTGACGCCCGTCATACTCCCTGTTTTTGCGCTGAAATTCCCTGCCAAGTCACTTTGTTTTCCAAAACTTTTGAGTGTGCCATTTTGACCTGCAATAGGTAGTGAATTGAAAAAGGATGTTGCATTTTCACTTCTATTCATATGTGCCAGGACTTGATTTAAAGCCTGAGCTGATATCGCATTAAAGTGGGATAGACCACTGCCATCAAACAGAAATAAGCTAGTGGAGTCAAGGCCTTTTGATTGCCAGAATTCTTTCAAAGCACTGATGCCCGATTGCCATGATCCTTCATTTTTCTCGTTCATCCCAATTTGAAATAAAAGATGATCAGCAAACAGGTTGATGCTTTTTTGATTGGTTAAAGCGACTATTTCAGATAGGGGAGGCGACTTGAATATCAGTAAGGTTTTCTGAGTTTTTGTTCTAAAATCCTGCTCTTTAATTGGGATGCCTCCAGCCTGAAGAACCTTATTCAAGTCTGAAAGTAAAACCATATCAGGTTTTGATACGGCACCTTTTACTTTAAAGTCAGAGCGATTTTGAGGAATGGTTCCCTCGACAAGTCTATGCGAATCTGTTGGACCACCAAAGATATAAGCTCGGTCTTTATTGATGGTTGAGCTCATCACTTGGTTGGAGAATGTGATGCCACTTTGTTTGCTGTCAACTTTTATAATTTTGGTAAATTGTCCGGCTTCTTTTGACTCAAAATGCAGTGTGTAAGTATTGTCCTTATAACTTATTGCATGAGGTACCGCTCCATAATAATTCCCTATATCTTCCCAAATCCATGTGCGTGGCACAGAGCTCTTGTAGCAAGTTGTATCAACGATCAGCTTGCCATTAATTTGATGAATTCCATTTTTTTTTAGCTCCTGATATATCGAAGAGATAAAGCGGTTATTCTTAGGAAAATATTTGGATGCCAGACTAGGATCTCCATTGCCTTTGATGATGAGATTCCCCATCAAAATGCCATTTTTATCAATTCGGCCAGTGATAATAACCTCTGTTTGGAATTGAAAATTGGCGTCTAAAATTTCAAGGGCTGCCGCTGTTGTCAGTAGCTTTTGTGTTGAAGCAGGAGTCAGGCTCTTTTTTGAGTTGTGAGCGGCAAAAATTTCACCTGTTTTTAGATCCCGAATCTCAATGCCAATGCTCGCTGATTTAAAGATATCTTGCTCTACAAAAGTATCAACCAGCTTTTGATCACTATAATTTTGTGCAAAGACAGAAATATAGGCTAAAAGGAGGTAAGTGATGAAACAGTATTTTAAAATAAATCGTGTCATTATGATGTGAGTATATCTTTTGATCATTTTGCGTCAATTCCTAATCAGTAATTCATAATTATTTACTCTTCCATTTCATTCAAAATATTTTCAACTTCTTTTTCGGTATTGTGAAGTTTTTCTTTGCAGATTTTTAAAAGTTCAGAAACACGTTTTACTTTGTCAGAGAGTTGATCCACATCCAATTCTTCATTTTCAATTGCCTGAATGGTTTCTTCAATTTCAGTAATGGCTTCGCGGTAGTTTATTTTCTTTTTAGGCATGGTTTTAATTATTTAAGATTTTGGAATTAAGATTGCTGCTTAAGATGGTTGTAATTTATCGTAAAGCTTTATTTTTTTATCCGTTTGACCTGACTTTCAACACTTCCTTTGGCAAATTTGGTTTCGATGATATCATCTTCTTTCAGTTGACTGACATCTTTTACGATTTTACCTTGGTTAAGTGTTAAAGTGTAGCCCTTTTTCAGGATGTTTTCAGGATCAGCGTATTTGGCACTTTGCTCGAAAAGTTCGAGTTGATGTTTGTGTTTATTAAAAAATCGACGACTTACGTTTCTTTGTTTTAAAAGAAATTGATTGAGATTCATTTGTTCCATATCAAGTAGATGCTTGATATTCAACTTTAAATCGAAAGAGTAAGTCTGTAATTGATGTTTTGAGTTACGCAATAGACTTTTGCCAGAAGCAATGATGCTTTGTCTGGCCATATCCAGTTGGTTATTTTTGTTGGCTAATATCTGACGAACTTGAGGGGTGAACTTTTGTGACAGTTGCTGTAGTCGATCAGAGGATTCTATTAGAATATCCTGGATACTGGCGATAAAATTCTCCTGTAGTCCTTCGTGATAGGCTTCGCATTCGTCAAAACAATCGATTAAGAATTCGGCAGCAGCCGTTGGCGTCTTTACTTTCACATTAGCCACCATATCTACGACACTTTCATCACGTTCATGACCAATTCCGGAAATGACTGGAATTGGGAATTGTGCAATATTTTGAGCCAGGGCATAAGTATCGAAGCAATTGAGATCAGAAGTTGAACCGCCACCGCGGATGATAACCACAACATCAAAAATATCTTCGTAAGCATATATTTTCTCTAAGGTTTCTATGATAGATGCCTCTGCCTGATTCCCTTGCATAATAGCCGGGAATAGTTTGTGGTGAAATTTATATCCTTGTGAATTAGTATCCAGTTGATTCACAAAATCTTCATAACCGGCTGCCGTTGGTGATGATATAAGGGCTATAGTTTTTGGAATTTCCGGAAACAGAAGATCCCGATTCATATCAAAGACACCTTCTTGTTTTAATTTATCGATAACCTCTTTTTTCCTTCGAGCCATATCACCCAAGGTATATGTGGGATCAATATCCTTAATATTTAGGCTGTAGCCATATATTTCCTGGAACTCGACACTAACTTTTATCAAAACTTTAATCCCGGAACTAAGAGTTTGTCCTGTACTGGTTTTGAAATAAGGATGAAGCATTCTAAAGGTGTATGCCCATATCGTCGCACGCGCTTTAGCTGTAATCTGGTCGGTGTTTTCGTCTTTTTCGATTAGTTCCAGATAGCAATGTCCTGTTTGAGTTTGCCTCAGTTCTGATATTTCGGCAATCACCCAAATTTCATCCGAAAAGGCATTGGATAAATGCGATTTAATTTGATTGTTGAGCTGATATAAGGATATGCCTTTCACAGATGGGAGTTTATTTGATAAGATAAATTGATTATGTGTTCTCTGTACGTCTTACAAAATAGTTATTTTCTTCTTTGTTTCATCAAATATTCAGTGGGGTTCTCAATATAATGTTCGGGGTCAATATCCTTGTTTTTGTTTGCTTCCATGGCATCCAATTCTCTTTGTTGAATGGCATCAATTTCATCCTGATTATTGGCAACACCCATTGTGTATATTATCGTTTTATTAATCTGACCCTTTGGTGTGTAAAAGATCCACTTTTCATGTCGTTTGCCGTTCTTGTAAAATCCATCAATTTTAATAATGCCATTGTTATAATAGGTTGTGAAAGCATTATTTAATTTACCATTTAAATAGTGAGCACTGATGATTTTTTTTCCAGACCTGTTATAACGAATCCACTTTCCGTGTTTAAGGTTATTTTTATATTCATAGGTTTCGTATTCTTGGCTATTGGGATAGTAATACGTGCTTAATCCATCCTTTTTTCCATCCACATAATATTCCTGAATCAGAATCTGTTCGTTTTTGTCAAAATATTGCCACAACGAATCTTTCTTTTTGTTTGTATAGTTACCACTAGCAGCTAATTGTCCATAGGTATTGTATAGTTTTGCTTTGGCATTTTTCCCTTTATTAGAAAATAATAAATGTGCTTTTAGTGCTCCATTGTCATGATAACGAAGCATCTCACCTTCAGGATAGCCATCTTTGAAGTTTCCGGCATATATTTTTCTTCCCATTGGAGTGGTATTTTCCCAATAGCCCTGTTTGCGCCCCTGTTCATCTTCTTGATTGATGTTTTGAGCGGATAGAGTCAATGAAAATAGGAAGATCAAGCTGAAAGAAATGAATTTTGACATGAGTTTATACTTAATGTGTTGGATCTGTTAGTGTTGAATATTTAAATTGTTCTCTCTCAAAAATAGTAAGAATTTGTGAGAGAATAGTCGTTTGGGAGAAAGGCAAAATAATAAATGATATTCAGACTTCTGAGGATACTTTGAAAGATATGGAGAGCTATTTTAGTGCTGAACTGTGTTTGTAAGTTTTTAACTTGATAAAATAAAAAATGCCTACTGAAAATTATCAGTAGGCATTTTTTTATATTGAAGAAGCAGACGTGAATTGTCACGTTTACTTCTTAACTTTTAATTACTTCACTTCTTCGAAGTCAACATCAGTTACTTCATCGTCAGCTTTAGTTTGCTGTCCGCCTTGAGCACCTGCATCAGGTCCTGGCTGTCCAGCTTGTTCTTGAGCTTGAGCGTTGTAGATATCCTGAGATGCTGCCTGGAATACAGTATTCAATTCTTCAATAGCTGCATTGATTGCTTCAACATCCTGAGCTTTATGAGCTTCTTTCAATTTATTAAGAGCATCTTCAATTGGCTGTTTTTTGTCAGCTGGTAATTTATCACCAATCTCTTTCAATTGTTTTTCAGTTTGGAAGATTGTACTGTCTGCCTTATTCAAGGTGTCAACCTTCTCCTTAGCCTTATTGTCAGCTTCTTCATTTGCTTTTGCTTCGTCTCTCATACGTGAGATTTCTTCATCTGATAATCCAGAAGAAGCCTCAATACGAATTGACTGCTCTTTTCCTGTTCCTTTATCCTTAGCAGATACGTTTAGGATACCATTTGCATCAATATCGAACGTTACTTCGATTTGTGGTACACCACGCTGTGCTGGAGGAATGTTATCTAAGTTGAAACGACCGATAGTCTTGTTGCCATTTGCCATTGGACGCTCACCTTGTAGTACGTGAATGTCTACAGAAGGCTGGTTGTCGGCAGCAGTGGTAAAGGTTTCAGTTTTCTTAGTTGGAATAGTTGTATTAGCTTCGATAAGCTTAGTCATTACACCACCCATTGTTTCGATACCCATTGAAAGTGGAGTCACATCCAAAAGAAGAACGTCCTTAACTTCACCAGTTAATACACCACCCTGAATAGCAGCACCTACAGCAACAACCTCATCAGGGTTAACACCTTTTGATGGCGCTTTGCCGAAGAACTCCTGAACGATATTCTGAATAGCAGGAATACGAGTTGATCCACCTACTAAGATAACCTCATCAATTTCTGATTTAGTAATACCCGCATCTTTAAGAGCTAGTTTACATGGCTCAAGTACAGCTTGAATTAATTTATCAGCCAGTTGTTCAAATTGAGCACGAGATAATGTTCTAACCAAGTGTTTAGGCATACCGTTTACAGGCATGATATATGGCAAGTTGATTTCAGTGCTTGTTGAGCTTGACAATTCAACTTTGGCTTTTTCAGCAGCTTCTTTTAAACGCTGAAGAGCCATTGCATCTTTACGAAGATCTAAGTTCTCATCTTTAAGGAATTCTTCTGCCAACCAGTCAATAATGATTTGGTC encodes the following:
- the xseA gene encoding exodeoxyribonuclease VII large subunit; this encodes MKGISLYQLNNQIKSHLSNAFSDEIWVIAEISELRQTQTGHCYLELIEKDENTDQITAKARATIWAYTFRMLHPYFKTSTGQTLSSGIKVLIKVSVEFQEIYGYSLNIKDIDPTYTLGDMARRKKEVIDKLKQEGVFDMNRDLLFPEIPKTIALISSPTAAGYEDFVNQLDTNSQGYKFHHKLFPAIMQGNQAEASIIETLEKIYAYEDIFDVVVIIRGGGSTSDLNCFDTYALAQNIAQFPIPVISGIGHERDESVVDMVANVKVKTPTAAAEFLIDCFDECEAYHEGLQENFIASIQDILIESSDRLQQLSQKFTPQVRQILANKNNQLDMARQSIIASGKSLLRNSKHQLQTYSFDLKLNIKHLLDMEQMNLNQFLLKQRNVSRRFFNKHKHQLELFEQSAKYADPENILKKGYTLTLNQGKIVKDVSQLKEDDIIETKFAKGSVESQVKRIKK
- the dacB gene encoding D-alanyl-D-alanine carboxypeptidase/D-alanyl-D-alanine endopeptidase, which translates into the protein MTRFILKYCFITYLLLAYISVFAQNYSDQKLVDTFVEQDIFKSASIGIEIRDLKTGEIFAAHNSKKSLTPASTQKLLTTAAALEILDANFQFQTEVIITGRIDKNGILMGNLIIKGNGDPSLASKYFPKNNRFISSIYQELKKNGIHQINGKLIVDTTCYKSSVPRTWIWEDIGNYYGAVPHAISYKDNTYTLHFESKEAGQFTKIIKVDSKQSGITFSNQVMSSTINKDRAYIFGGPTDSHRLVEGTIPQNRSDFKVKGAVSKPDMVLLSDLNKVLQAGGIPIKEQDFRTKTQKTLLIFKSPPLSEIVALTNQKSINLFADHLLFQIGMNEKNEGSWQSGISALKEFWQSKGLDSTSLFLFDGSGLSHFNAISAQALNQVLAHMNRSENATSFFNSLPIAGQNGTLKSFGKQSDLAGNFSAKTGSMTGVRSYSGILKRQDGTPVAISLIINNYSCHTKLLNEELKILLVNLARK
- the pnuC gene encoding nicotinamide riboside transporter PnuC, which gives rise to MLDWISANSVEIIGTLSGFIFLYLEIKQNKWLWPVGLFSALMYIYVFFVAKFYADMGLQFYYVFISIYGWFHWSRSKGQNEDELPVVNLSVGLFFKLLLASLFIYMGISFILVNYTDSPIPYWDSFTTALSIVATWMLARKILEQWLVWVLVDAVSMGLYLYKGLYPTSILFAFYTVLALYGYYQWKKDMLKSKAF
- the xseB gene encoding exodeoxyribonuclease VII small subunit yields the protein MPKKKINYREAITEIEETIQAIENEELDVDQLSDKVKRVSELLKICKEKLHNTEKEVENILNEMEE
- a CDS encoding toxin-antitoxin system YwqK family antitoxin, whose translation is MSKFISFSLIFLFSLTLSAQNINQEDEQGRKQGYWENTTPMGRKIYAGNFKDGYPEGEMLRYHDNGALKAHLLFSNKGKNAKAKLYNTYGQLAASGNYTNKKKDSLWQYFDKNEQILIQEYYVDGKKDGLSTYYYPNSQEYETYEYKNNLKHGKWIRYNRSGKKIISAHYLNGKLNNAFTTYYNNGIIKIDGFYKNGKRHEKWIFYTPKGQINKTIIYTMGVANNQDEIDAIQQRELDAMEANKNKDIDPEHYIENPTEYLMKQRRK
- the dnaK gene encoding molecular chaperone DnaK translates to MGKIIGIDLGTTNSCVSVMEGNEPVVIPNSEGKRTTPSIVAFIENGERKIGDPAKRQAITNPTKTISSIKRFMGETYDKVTKEIERVPYKVVKGDNNTPRVLIDDRKYSPQEISAMTLQKMKKTAEDYLGQEVTEAVITVPAYFNDAQRQATKEAGEIAGLTVKRIINEPTAASLAYGLDKKDHDMKIAVFDLGGGTFDISVLELGDGVFEVKSTNGDTHLGGDDFDQIIIDWLAEEFLKDENLDLRKDAMALQRLKEAAEKAKVELSSSTSTEINLPYIMPVNGMPKHLVRTLSRAQFEQLADKLIQAVLEPCKLALKDAGITKSEIDEVILVGGSTRIPAIQNIVQEFFGKAPSKGVNPDEVVAVGAAIQGGVLTGEVKDVLLLDVTPLSMGIETMGGVMTKLIEANTTIPTKKTETFTTAADNQPSVDIHVLQGERPMANGNKTIGRFNLDNIPPAQRGVPQIEVTFDIDANGILNVSAKDKGTGKEQSIRIEASSGLSDEEISRMRDEAKANEEADNKAKEKVDTLNKADSTIFQTEKQLKEIGDKLPADKKQPIEDALNKLKEAHKAQDVEAINAAIEELNTVFQAASQDIYNAQAQEQAGQPGPDAGAQGGQQTKADDEVTDVDFEEVK
- a CDS encoding thiamine diphosphokinase, with the translated sequence MRLKSAVILANGSFPVHEIPLNILKTSECLVCCDGAINKLETAGIKAHAIVGDLDSLSNDLKRKYQDIIHHFSNQDTNDLTKAVNWCLMNKINDITIVGATGERDDHMIGNIFLLPSYTKKMKVKMLTDYGIFTPVMRSRNFDSYIGQQVSIFSPQAETIITTANLRYELTNQKLDMLWQGTLNESMGDSFRIDFEGPSLIVYQEY
- a CDS encoding porin family protein, yielding MKRILVIICVLITSYGYAQDIKFGAKAGLNFADYVGDDTGGNDAVTKFYFGGFVNSPITERLSFQPEFLFSFQGAEFDDVFDNKVKFNTNYLNIPILLKMDLGSNDFVSLYAGPQLGILLSAEAEADGDTEDMKDAMNSLQLGLNLGFSLKVTKEFALDIRYNRGLSKAFDGEGKIYSSVLQLGASFMF